One Aphidius gifuensis isolate YNYX2018 linkage group LG5, ASM1490517v1, whole genome shotgun sequence genomic region harbors:
- the LOC122856582 gene encoding 3-hydroxyacyl-CoA dehydrogenase type-2, with product MLKGVVTLVTGGASGLGRGTVERFVKHGAKVIIGDLPTSKGNNLAKELGSDVVFSPLDVTSEQDVKDALEMAKTKFGKLDVVVNAAGVAAAHKVYNFNKGLSHDLSTFSRIINVNTVGTFNVIRLSVGLMGENTPNIDGQRGVIVNTASVAAFDGQMGQAAYSASKAGVVGMTLPLARDLASVGIRVVTIAPGLFDTPMLQSLPDKVRKFLADTVPFPKRLGNPDEYAQLVQAIVENPLINAETIRLDGGLRMQP from the exons atgttgaag GGTGTCGTGACATTGGTTACCGGTGGTGCATCTGGATTAGGACGTGGAACCGTTGAAAGATTTGTCAAGCATGGAGCTAAGGTTATTATTGGTGATTTACCAACATCAAAAGGCAATAACTTGGCCAAAGAACTTGGTTCAGATGTTGTATTTTCTCCCTTGGAT GTAACATCTGAACAAGATGTCAAAGATGCACTTGAAATGGCCAAAACAAAATTTGGAAAATTAGATGTTGTTGTTAATGCTGCTGGAGTTGCTGCTGCTCATAaagtatataatttcaataaggGTCTTTCTCatgatttatcaacattttctCGTATTATTAATGTCAATACTGTTGGTACATTTAATGTAATACGTTTATCAGTTGGTTTAATGGGTGAAAATACACCAAATATTGATGGTCAACGTGGTGTTATTGTTAATACAGCAAGTGTTGCTGCATTTGATGGTCAAATGGGACAAGCAGCATATTCAGCAAGTAAAGCTGGTGTTGTTGGTATGACACTTCCATTGGCTCGTGATCTTGCCTCTGTTGGAATTCGTGTTGTTACAATTGCACCTGGTCTATTTGATACACCAATGTTGCAAAGTTTGCCTGATAAAGTACGTAAATTTTTAGCTGATACAGTACCATTTCCAAAAAGACTTGGCAATCCAGATGAGTATGCTCAATTGGTTCAAGCAATTGTTGAAAATCCACTGATAAATGCTGAAACAATTCGTTTGGATGGTGGACTTCGTATGCAgccataa
- the LOC122856579 gene encoding protein nervous wreck isoform X2: protein MQPPPRKGNYAKFLKNVHTEQAAKLHAKNQHECDLLEDIRNFTLKKSAIEKSYSEALLKISSAYLNKKIPNIPDLKIDGAEEKWNMWNVWRTVLEENEKLARARLAAVEVFQQQIADDAKYLRMQKMQISKKAVDQLMIVQKELQMSVQEVDKTKKLYFDEEHCAHDVRDKAKDIEEKLKKKKGSFFQSITSLQKNSAKVTSKRDALDEKSTGARNDYLLSLAAANAHQNRYFAVDLQSTMQYIEQGVYDKVQEYLTLMGRTELLTCMATQNSFGIIRDQAQQLTREYNIQCCNLYYPVLKQHIQYEFEPCDNDQLDRVTADHSASTTLGKEARRWAARIAREVSNARENTRKLQALQQLKESGQKSDPNDPNGPDLETKIDDLKQAIRRAETSKMKAEAKIECLRLGGVNVEEFLQEIDTLSIHDMPRSASSLSVRTDASGAAENPSSDSFYDSDNDAGSDLTTVERPGSSARQMSIQQQQQQQQDQDDVHFDERERHDNSDVDAVVEQEQQKIEQMAADWDDDPTSIDWGVNDDKDDMADIETSDANNLSSQNQQIYKCTALYSYTAQNPDELSIVESEQLEVVGEGDGDGWLRARNYRGEEGFVPQNYLDVEREPTASVGLSSHGPGLVTQISFSSVDYTIDDHDAVDPDAQLIINNKPLSSQQQQQQQQQQDTYDVDIINDDNNNNNNNANTSNILSQYCIALYDYDATCDEELSFFEGDVLKIIKTEPHDVDDGWWEGELRGQKGIFPSLVVEPCAPDGAPLTPEDENMTPPSSAPPVFAPPEIPEFVLAEELNRAMLNEQEFDENKTQLANGEQNDGFAIKLTRGQKDHYGAQFSNESTTPEIFVVQVSDETGNQIMLDHDEDGIQNNEIKLTTEEVDEFGLGVAQIVITAATPMEEIEKSFPPTDDTNDNDDDKKKSESISQEQQEAAEDAAASARVVANNIINNNSAPFPLSSSSGSEADSTSGPSTADNSQSTLPSHTNTVIEIMQTEMETSCDDEQACDDIIPEKMLVGGRASIPDELQPDQLEKLQNLKESNA from the exons ATGCAACCGCCACCGAGAAAA GGTAATTATGCCAAGTTCCTGAAAAATGTTCACACTGAACAAGCAGCAAAATTGCATGCTAAAAATCAACATGAATGTGATCTTCTCGAGGATATCag aaattttacattaaaaaaatcggcaattgaaaaatcatattcTGAAGCATTGCTGAAAATATCATCGGCCtacttgaacaaaaaaataccaaatattccagatttaaaaattgatggaGCTGAAGAAAaatg gaaCATGTGGAATGTATGGAGAACAGTActtgaagaaaatgaaaaattagcaCGAGCACGTTTAGCTGCTGTCGAAGTatttcaacaacaaattgcTGATGATGCCAAGTATCTTAGAATGCAAAAAAtgcaaatatcaaaaaaagcTGTTGATCAACTTATGATTGTACAAAAAGAACTTCAAATGTCTGTTCAAGAAGTTGACAAAACGAAAAAACTTTATTTCGATGAGGAACATTGTGCTCATGATGTCCGTGATAAAGCCAAAgacattgaagaaaaattaaagaaaaaaaaaggatcattttttcaatcaataacatcacttcaaaaaaatagTGCAAAg gtTACATCAAAACGTGATGCCCTTGATGAAAAATCTACAGGTGCACGAAATGATTATCTTTTGAGTCTTGCTGCTGCAAATGCTCATCAAAATCGTTATTTTGCTGTTGATTTACAAAGTACAATGCAATATATTGAACAAGGTGTTTATGATAAAGTCCAAGAATATTTAACACTTATGGGACGTACTGAATTACTAACATGCATGGCAACACAAAATAGTTTTGGAATTATTCGTGATCAAGCAcaacaa ctcaCTCGGGAATACAATATTCAatgttgtaatttatattatccaGTACTCAAACAACATATACAATATGAATTTGAACCTTGTGACAATGATCAACTTGacag gGTAACTGCTGATCATTCGGCTTCAACAACATTGGGCAAAGAAGCTCGTCGATGGGCAGCCAGAATTGCACGTGAAGTCAGTAATGCCAGAGAAAATACACGAAAGCTTCAGGCACTTCAACAACTCAAGGAGTCAGGACAaaag aGTGACCCAAATGATCCCAATGGTCCTGATTTGGAAACAAAAATTGACGATTTAAAACAAGCAATTCGACGTGCTGAg acaTCTAAAATGAAAGCTGAAGCAAAAATAGAGTGTCTACGATTAGGAGGAG taaATGTCGAAGAATTTCTTCAAGAAATTGACACACTCAGTATTCATGATATGCCACGTTCAGCAAGCTCATTATCTGTTAGAACAGATGCATCTGGTGCCGcg GAAAATCCATCTTCTGATTCATTTTATGACAGTGATAATGATGCAGGCAGTGATTTAACAACAGTTGAACGACCAGGTAGTAGTGCTAGACAAATGtcaattcaacaacaacaacaacaacaacaagatcaAGATGACGTTCATTTTGATGAAAGAGAAAGACATGATAACTCTGATGTTgatg CTGTTGTCGAGCaagaacaacaaaaaattgaacaaatggcTGCTGATTGGGATGATGATCCAACATCAATTGATTGGGGTGTTAATGATGACAAAGATGATATGGCCGATATAGAAACATCAGATGCCAATAATTTATCTAgtcaaaatcaacaaatatacAAATGTACTGCACTCTACTCGTATAca gcACAAAATCCAGATGAATTGTCAATTGTTGAGAGTGAACAATTGGAAGTTGTTGGTGAAGGTGATGGTGATGGTTGGCTACGTGCTAGAAATTATCGTGGTGAAGAAGGTTTTGTTCCTCAAAATTATCTTGATGTTGAACGTGAACCAACTGCATCTGTTGGTCTATCATCACATGGTCCTGGACTTGTAAcacaaatatcattttcatcagTTGATTATACAATTGATGATCATGATGCTGTTGATCCTGATgctcaattaataataaataataaaccatTGTCAtctcagcaacaacaacaacaacaacaacaacaagacaCTTATGatgttgatataattaatgatgataataataataataataataatgccaatacatcaaatatattatcacaATATTGTATTGCATTGTATGATTATGATGCAACATGCGACGaagaattatcattttttgaagGTGATGtacttaaaataataaaaactgagccacatgatgttgatgatggatGGTGGGAAGGTGAACTTCGAGGACAAAAAGGAATATTTCCATCTCTCGTTGTTGAGCCATGTGCTCCTGATGGTGCTCCATTAACTCCAgaa gaTGAAAATATGACACCACCAAGCTCAGCACCACCAGTATTTGCACCCCCAGAAATTCCAGAATTTGTTCTTGCTGAAGAACTTAATCGAGCAATGCTTAATG AACaagaatttgatgaaaataaaacacaattgGCTAATGGTGAACAAAATGATGGATttgcaataaaattaacaagagGACAAAAGGATCATTATGGTGctcaattttcaaatgaatcaaCAACACCGGAAATATttg tCGTTCAAGTATCAGATGAAACAGGAAACCAG ATAATGCTGGATCATGATGAAGATGGAAtccaaaataatgaaataaaattaacaacagaAGAGGTTGATGAATTTGGTCTTGGAGTTGCACAAATAGTTATAACTGCAGCAACACCAAtggaagaaattgaaaaatcatttccACCAACTGATGATACTAATGATAATGACgacgataaaaaaaagtctGAATCTATATCACAAGAGCAGCAAGAAGCAGCAGAAGATGCAGCAGCATCAGCAAGAGTTGtagcaaataatattataaataata ATTCAGCACCATTTCCATTGAGTAGCAGTTCTGGCAGTGAAGCTGATTCAACATCGGGACCAAGTACAGCTGACAATTCACAGTCAACATTACCATCTCATACAAATACTGTCATTGAAATAATGCAAACTGAAATGGAAACTAGTTGTGATGACGAACAGGCTTGTGATGATATTATACCAGAAAAAATGTTGGTTGGTGGTCGGGCAAGTATTCCTGATGAATTACAACCAGATCagcttgaaaaattacaaaatctcAAAGAATCAAATGCCtag
- the LOC122856579 gene encoding protein nervous wreck isoform X3, which translates to MQPPPRKGNYAKFLKNVHTEQAAKLHAKNQHECDLLEDIRNFTLKKSAIEKSYSEALLKISSAYLNKKIPNIPDLKIDGAEEKWNMWNVWRTVLEENEKLARARLAAVEVFQQQIADDAKYLRMQKMQISKKAVDQLMIVQKELQMSVQEVDKTKKLYFDEEHCAHDVRDKAKDIEEKLKKKKGSFFQSITSLQKNSAKVTSKRDALDEKSTGARNDYLLSLAAANAHQNRYFAVDLQSTMQYIEQGVYDKVQEYLTLMGRTELLTCMATQNSFGIIRDQAQQLTREYNIQCCNLYYPVLKQHIQYEFEPCDNDQLDRVTADHSASTTLGKEARRWAARIAREVSNARENTRKLQALQQLKESGQKSDPNDPNGPDLETKIDDLKQAIRRAETSKMKAEAKIECLRLGGVNVEEFLQEIDTLSIHDMPRSASSLSVRTDASGAAENPSSDSFYDSDNDAGSDLTTVERPGSSARQMSIQQQQQQQQDQDDVHFDERERHDNSDVDAVVEQEQQKIEQMAADWDDDPTSIDWGVNDDKDDMADIETSDANNLSSQNQQIYKCTALYSYTAQNPDELSIVESEQLEVVGEGDGDGWLRARNYRGEEGFVPQNYLDVEREPTASVGLSSHGPGLVTQISFSSVDYTIDDHDAVDPDAQLIINNKPLSSQQQQQQQQQQDTYDVDIINDDNNNNNNNANTSNILSQYCIALYDYDATCDEELSFFEGDVLKIIKTEPHDVDDGWWEGELRGQKGIFPSLVVEPCAPDGAPLTPEDENMTPPSSAPPVFAPPEIPEFVLAEELNRAMLNEQEFDENKTQLANGEQNDGFAIKLTRGQKDHYGAQFSNESTTPEIFVVQVSDETGNQIMLDHDEDGIQNNEIKLTTEEVDEFGLGVAQIVITAATPMEEIEKSFPPTDDTNDNDDDKKKSESISQEQQEAAEDAAASARVVANNIINNNNNNNSNINNSNNSNNNNNNNNNNNEDDNINNQIQHHFH; encoded by the exons ATGCAACCGCCACCGAGAAAA GGTAATTATGCCAAGTTCCTGAAAAATGTTCACACTGAACAAGCAGCAAAATTGCATGCTAAAAATCAACATGAATGTGATCTTCTCGAGGATATCag aaattttacattaaaaaaatcggcaattgaaaaatcatattcTGAAGCATTGCTGAAAATATCATCGGCCtacttgaacaaaaaaataccaaatattccagatttaaaaattgatggaGCTGAAGAAAaatg gaaCATGTGGAATGTATGGAGAACAGTActtgaagaaaatgaaaaattagcaCGAGCACGTTTAGCTGCTGTCGAAGTatttcaacaacaaattgcTGATGATGCCAAGTATCTTAGAATGCAAAAAAtgcaaatatcaaaaaaagcTGTTGATCAACTTATGATTGTACAAAAAGAACTTCAAATGTCTGTTCAAGAAGTTGACAAAACGAAAAAACTTTATTTCGATGAGGAACATTGTGCTCATGATGTCCGTGATAAAGCCAAAgacattgaagaaaaattaaagaaaaaaaaaggatcattttttcaatcaataacatcacttcaaaaaaatagTGCAAAg gtTACATCAAAACGTGATGCCCTTGATGAAAAATCTACAGGTGCACGAAATGATTATCTTTTGAGTCTTGCTGCTGCAAATGCTCATCAAAATCGTTATTTTGCTGTTGATTTACAAAGTACAATGCAATATATTGAACAAGGTGTTTATGATAAAGTCCAAGAATATTTAACACTTATGGGACGTACTGAATTACTAACATGCATGGCAACACAAAATAGTTTTGGAATTATTCGTGATCAAGCAcaacaa ctcaCTCGGGAATACAATATTCAatgttgtaatttatattatccaGTACTCAAACAACATATACAATATGAATTTGAACCTTGTGACAATGATCAACTTGacag gGTAACTGCTGATCATTCGGCTTCAACAACATTGGGCAAAGAAGCTCGTCGATGGGCAGCCAGAATTGCACGTGAAGTCAGTAATGCCAGAGAAAATACACGAAAGCTTCAGGCACTTCAACAACTCAAGGAGTCAGGACAaaag aGTGACCCAAATGATCCCAATGGTCCTGATTTGGAAACAAAAATTGACGATTTAAAACAAGCAATTCGACGTGCTGAg acaTCTAAAATGAAAGCTGAAGCAAAAATAGAGTGTCTACGATTAGGAGGAG taaATGTCGAAGAATTTCTTCAAGAAATTGACACACTCAGTATTCATGATATGCCACGTTCAGCAAGCTCATTATCTGTTAGAACAGATGCATCTGGTGCCGcg GAAAATCCATCTTCTGATTCATTTTATGACAGTGATAATGATGCAGGCAGTGATTTAACAACAGTTGAACGACCAGGTAGTAGTGCTAGACAAATGtcaattcaacaacaacaacaacaacaacaagatcaAGATGACGTTCATTTTGATGAAAGAGAAAGACATGATAACTCTGATGTTgatg CTGTTGTCGAGCaagaacaacaaaaaattgaacaaatggcTGCTGATTGGGATGATGATCCAACATCAATTGATTGGGGTGTTAATGATGACAAAGATGATATGGCCGATATAGAAACATCAGATGCCAATAATTTATCTAgtcaaaatcaacaaatatacAAATGTACTGCACTCTACTCGTATAca gcACAAAATCCAGATGAATTGTCAATTGTTGAGAGTGAACAATTGGAAGTTGTTGGTGAAGGTGATGGTGATGGTTGGCTACGTGCTAGAAATTATCGTGGTGAAGAAGGTTTTGTTCCTCAAAATTATCTTGATGTTGAACGTGAACCAACTGCATCTGTTGGTCTATCATCACATGGTCCTGGACTTGTAAcacaaatatcattttcatcagTTGATTATACAATTGATGATCATGATGCTGTTGATCCTGATgctcaattaataataaataataaaccatTGTCAtctcagcaacaacaacaacaacaacaacaacaagacaCTTATGatgttgatataattaatgatgataataataataataataataatgccaatacatcaaatatattatcacaATATTGTATTGCATTGTATGATTATGATGCAACATGCGACGaagaattatcattttttgaagGTGATGtacttaaaataataaaaactgagccacatgatgttgatgatggatGGTGGGAAGGTGAACTTCGAGGACAAAAAGGAATATTTCCATCTCTCGTTGTTGAGCCATGTGCTCCTGATGGTGCTCCATTAACTCCAgaa gaTGAAAATATGACACCACCAAGCTCAGCACCACCAGTATTTGCACCCCCAGAAATTCCAGAATTTGTTCTTGCTGAAGAACTTAATCGAGCAATGCTTAATG AACaagaatttgatgaaaataaaacacaattgGCTAATGGTGAACAAAATGATGGATttgcaataaaattaacaagagGACAAAAGGATCATTATGGTGctcaattttcaaatgaatcaaCAACACCGGAAATATttg tCGTTCAAGTATCAGATGAAACAGGAAACCAG ATAATGCTGGATCATGATGAAGATGGAAtccaaaataatgaaataaaattaacaacagaAGAGGTTGATGAATTTGGTCTTGGAGTTGCACAAATAGTTATAACTGCAGCAACACCAAtggaagaaattgaaaaatcatttccACCAACTGATGATACTAATGATAATGACgacgataaaaaaaagtctGAATCTATATCACAAGAGCAGCAAGAAGCAGCAGAAGATGCAGCAGCATCAGCAAGAGTTGtagcaaataatattataaataataataataataacaatagtaatataaataattctaataattctaataataacaacaacaacaacaacaacaacaacgaagACGACAACATTAACAACCAA ATTCAGCACCATTTCCATTGA
- the LOC122856579 gene encoding protein nervous wreck isoform X1, with product MQPPPRKGNYAKFLKNVHTEQAAKLHAKNQHECDLLEDIRNFTLKKSAIEKSYSEALLKISSAYLNKKIPNIPDLKIDGAEEKWNMWNVWRTVLEENEKLARARLAAVEVFQQQIADDAKYLRMQKMQISKKAVDQLMIVQKELQMSVQEVDKTKKLYFDEEHCAHDVRDKAKDIEEKLKKKKGSFFQSITSLQKNSAKVTSKRDALDEKSTGARNDYLLSLAAANAHQNRYFAVDLQSTMQYIEQGVYDKVQEYLTLMGRTELLTCMATQNSFGIIRDQAQQLTREYNIQCCNLYYPVLKQHIQYEFEPCDNDQLDRVTADHSASTTLGKEARRWAARIAREVSNARENTRKLQALQQLKESGQKSDPNDPNGPDLETKIDDLKQAIRRAETSKMKAEAKIECLRLGGVNVEEFLQEIDTLSIHDMPRSASSLSVRTDASGAAENPSSDSFYDSDNDAGSDLTTVERPGSSARQMSIQQQQQQQQDQDDVHFDERERHDNSDVDAVVEQEQQKIEQMAADWDDDPTSIDWGVNDDKDDMADIETSDANNLSSQNQQIYKCTALYSYTAQNPDELSIVESEQLEVVGEGDGDGWLRARNYRGEEGFVPQNYLDVEREPTASVGLSSHGPGLVTQISFSSVDYTIDDHDAVDPDAQLIINNKPLSSQQQQQQQQQQDTYDVDIINDDNNNNNNNANTSNILSQYCIALYDYDATCDEELSFFEGDVLKIIKTEPHDVDDGWWEGELRGQKGIFPSLVVEPCAPDGAPLTPEDENMTPPSSAPPVFAPPEIPEFVLAEELNRAMLNEQEFDENKTQLANGEQNDGFAIKLTRGQKDHYGAQFSNESTTPEIFVVQVSDETGNQIMLDHDEDGIQNNEIKLTTEEVDEFGLGVAQIVITAATPMEEIEKSFPPTDDTNDNDDDKKKSESISQEQQEAAEDAAASARVVANNIINNNNNNNNSAPFPLSSSSGSEADSTSGPSTADNSQSTLPSHTNTVIEIMQTEMETSCDDEQACDDIIPEKMLVGGRASIPDELQPDQLEKLQNLKESNA from the exons ATGCAACCGCCACCGAGAAAA GGTAATTATGCCAAGTTCCTGAAAAATGTTCACACTGAACAAGCAGCAAAATTGCATGCTAAAAATCAACATGAATGTGATCTTCTCGAGGATATCag aaattttacattaaaaaaatcggcaattgaaaaatcatattcTGAAGCATTGCTGAAAATATCATCGGCCtacttgaacaaaaaaataccaaatattccagatttaaaaattgatggaGCTGAAGAAAaatg gaaCATGTGGAATGTATGGAGAACAGTActtgaagaaaatgaaaaattagcaCGAGCACGTTTAGCTGCTGTCGAAGTatttcaacaacaaattgcTGATGATGCCAAGTATCTTAGAATGCAAAAAAtgcaaatatcaaaaaaagcTGTTGATCAACTTATGATTGTACAAAAAGAACTTCAAATGTCTGTTCAAGAAGTTGACAAAACGAAAAAACTTTATTTCGATGAGGAACATTGTGCTCATGATGTCCGTGATAAAGCCAAAgacattgaagaaaaattaaagaaaaaaaaaggatcattttttcaatcaataacatcacttcaaaaaaatagTGCAAAg gtTACATCAAAACGTGATGCCCTTGATGAAAAATCTACAGGTGCACGAAATGATTATCTTTTGAGTCTTGCTGCTGCAAATGCTCATCAAAATCGTTATTTTGCTGTTGATTTACAAAGTACAATGCAATATATTGAACAAGGTGTTTATGATAAAGTCCAAGAATATTTAACACTTATGGGACGTACTGAATTACTAACATGCATGGCAACACAAAATAGTTTTGGAATTATTCGTGATCAAGCAcaacaa ctcaCTCGGGAATACAATATTCAatgttgtaatttatattatccaGTACTCAAACAACATATACAATATGAATTTGAACCTTGTGACAATGATCAACTTGacag gGTAACTGCTGATCATTCGGCTTCAACAACATTGGGCAAAGAAGCTCGTCGATGGGCAGCCAGAATTGCACGTGAAGTCAGTAATGCCAGAGAAAATACACGAAAGCTTCAGGCACTTCAACAACTCAAGGAGTCAGGACAaaag aGTGACCCAAATGATCCCAATGGTCCTGATTTGGAAACAAAAATTGACGATTTAAAACAAGCAATTCGACGTGCTGAg acaTCTAAAATGAAAGCTGAAGCAAAAATAGAGTGTCTACGATTAGGAGGAG taaATGTCGAAGAATTTCTTCAAGAAATTGACACACTCAGTATTCATGATATGCCACGTTCAGCAAGCTCATTATCTGTTAGAACAGATGCATCTGGTGCCGcg GAAAATCCATCTTCTGATTCATTTTATGACAGTGATAATGATGCAGGCAGTGATTTAACAACAGTTGAACGACCAGGTAGTAGTGCTAGACAAATGtcaattcaacaacaacaacaacaacaacaagatcaAGATGACGTTCATTTTGATGAAAGAGAAAGACATGATAACTCTGATGTTgatg CTGTTGTCGAGCaagaacaacaaaaaattgaacaaatggcTGCTGATTGGGATGATGATCCAACATCAATTGATTGGGGTGTTAATGATGACAAAGATGATATGGCCGATATAGAAACATCAGATGCCAATAATTTATCTAgtcaaaatcaacaaatatacAAATGTACTGCACTCTACTCGTATAca gcACAAAATCCAGATGAATTGTCAATTGTTGAGAGTGAACAATTGGAAGTTGTTGGTGAAGGTGATGGTGATGGTTGGCTACGTGCTAGAAATTATCGTGGTGAAGAAGGTTTTGTTCCTCAAAATTATCTTGATGTTGAACGTGAACCAACTGCATCTGTTGGTCTATCATCACATGGTCCTGGACTTGTAAcacaaatatcattttcatcagTTGATTATACAATTGATGATCATGATGCTGTTGATCCTGATgctcaattaataataaataataaaccatTGTCAtctcagcaacaacaacaacaacaacaacaacaagacaCTTATGatgttgatataattaatgatgataataataataataataataatgccaatacatcaaatatattatcacaATATTGTATTGCATTGTATGATTATGATGCAACATGCGACGaagaattatcattttttgaagGTGATGtacttaaaataataaaaactgagccacatgatgttgatgatggatGGTGGGAAGGTGAACTTCGAGGACAAAAAGGAATATTTCCATCTCTCGTTGTTGAGCCATGTGCTCCTGATGGTGCTCCATTAACTCCAgaa gaTGAAAATATGACACCACCAAGCTCAGCACCACCAGTATTTGCACCCCCAGAAATTCCAGAATTTGTTCTTGCTGAAGAACTTAATCGAGCAATGCTTAATG AACaagaatttgatgaaaataaaacacaattgGCTAATGGTGAACAAAATGATGGATttgcaataaaattaacaagagGACAAAAGGATCATTATGGTGctcaattttcaaatgaatcaaCAACACCGGAAATATttg tCGTTCAAGTATCAGATGAAACAGGAAACCAG ATAATGCTGGATCATGATGAAGATGGAAtccaaaataatgaaataaaattaacaacagaAGAGGTTGATGAATTTGGTCTTGGAGTTGCACAAATAGTTATAACTGCAGCAACACCAAtggaagaaattgaaaaatcatttccACCAACTGATGATACTAATGATAATGACgacgataaaaaaaagtctGAATCTATATCACAAGAGCAGCAAGAAGCAGCAGAAGATGCAGCAGCATCAGCAAGAGTTGtagcaaataatattataaataataataataataacaata ATTCAGCACCATTTCCATTGAGTAGCAGTTCTGGCAGTGAAGCTGATTCAACATCGGGACCAAGTACAGCTGACAATTCACAGTCAACATTACCATCTCATACAAATACTGTCATTGAAATAATGCAAACTGAAATGGAAACTAGTTGTGATGACGAACAGGCTTGTGATGATATTATACCAGAAAAAATGTTGGTTGGTGGTCGGGCAAGTATTCCTGATGAATTACAACCAGATCagcttgaaaaattacaaaatctcAAAGAATCAAATGCCtag